AGTTGTGTAAGAAGTAAGAGAGGATAGGAGACACTGGGAGATGAAGCAGCTGCGGCAGTGGCGGACGTAGGGTTTTATAATTGGGTGTACATGAtgtttatatatttttttaattatCTATCATATGTTTATCTCAATGCTATCATGCTCACTCAGACACTCCCAAACTTTAGCAGAATTCGTTTGTCAATATGCTTATGTAGATATTTAATAATAAATACCGTTGTAGTTATCCTAACAAAAGTATTAAAATTTACTAGTGCTTCCATATAACCATGCTCATTATATATACACTATCTTATTATATTATGTAGACATGAAAATATCATTTTTGTAAAAAAATCTTTTAACTAGAAACACCTATAAAAAATAACAAGATTTATATGATTTCTATATTATCTTCtaagaattatatatatattatttaaATAACATTTGAGAAATTATCTTACGGAGTAAAGGTTTTTAGAAGCACCAATCAGCACACTATGCTAAGGTGGCGACGAACCTCCACTGAAGGTGTGTGTGACGGGGGCTAAATACCATGGGTACCAAAATCAAGGCTCTAAGGACCTTAACAAGGATTATCCAGCCGTTGTCAGGCGGCCCGACCCACCAGGATAGAAGCAAAGTTAGCGCTGGCTCGTCAATGGGAGAAGGCGCAACGGCACGGCAGCAGCAGAAATCGGGACACGTGGTGTCTTTCCGACCGGTGACATATATAGCCACGCGGCGATGGGGAGACGGTGCCGACCCCCGGAAGCGCCCGACCGCGAGATCCCTTAGGGAAGGCACAAACGAGCATTAACCGCGCGGGATTCGACAAGATGTGCATGCGCACCCCCCGCCCGACAACTGAGGTAGGGGTGCCGCCTACGGACCGGAGGACCAGCGGGGGCACCCCCGGTCAGCCGAGCTATCATGACGCCTCAACCGGCGCTCACGCCTATCCcccaccccctccccccccTGGCCTGTTCGACGGGACAATACCTTAGTCGTTAGGCGTAGGGCGAGGCAGGCACGCCGAGCCAGCGGCCCCACCTTGGACCGGCAGCAACGGAAACAGGGCGCCCGACATCTTGACCATCGCGAGGGAAGCCGGCCCTGCCGACCAGACGAGAGGCCCACCCCCGACGCATCCGGAGGGGCGTGCCGCAAGTACGACGGCGCCAAGCCATTCCCTGCCATAGGGGAGGCGAACGAGATCAAGGATAAGTCAGGCGGCGCCGCGGATCGGGCGGACAGGACTTGGCTTTGGGAAGCGGCAAGGCACATTCGACCGAGGGTCCCGGACAGGACACGTGTAGGATAGCCGACCTCCTTCGCGGGGTGTTGACCCCGAGGGGCGAGGCAGCCCTTCTCTCATGCATTGTAGCCCAGCCCACTAAGCATACAAGGCAGAGCTGGACCTTCTCTCTCATAAGGCTTTTAGAGGCTGACGAAGCAAGCACTCAACATCCGAACGTGAGGACACGAAGAACACCACCCATACGGACGTAGCGCATTCGCTCAAACCAGTCTAAATCCTTGCCTTTGGTTATTAGCCATCAAGTCACGGAGAAGCGCGATGCTAAATTACTAGCAGGTGATCGAAACACCGAAAGTGTGTCACCGAATCCGAATATATAATTTTTCCTATTTTTCTAATCCAGAGCAATTAGCAACGCATCATCTTCACTTAAATAGAATAGGTTTCACTATTTAAATTAAAGGCATGAGCAATTGTGTCCACAATGGTTTAAGTTCGGTGTTTCATGGGTGCTTCTTGGTATTATCATATGGTATTGATTTTTAGCCAATTCGCAAGAACTTAGATTGGAGAATCTGTATGAAAAGGTGGTGATAAAGCTACCATATCTATCTGCAAGGTAAGTGCATCGTCTATATATAGTCTATATTGTTCAGTCTATCAAATAAGATGTTACGCCTTATTAGTCTAGCTAAATTGACTTGTCTGTACAGTACGGGCCAGTCCAACCCCATCCAGACCAAATGTGCCCATAGTCGCATCGTACTTCTGTTTCATCTATGCACAATCTTGAAATGTTACAATGTGCAAGTAATTGTTCTTGTCCTTCTCTTTTGATTGACTTCACTATGATATTTCATCTATAGGAAGTCATCGTTTGTTGTGCTTGTCGTTCCTTTCTTCTTGGGCAAAGCACCAAGAAACCACCCAACACAAAAGGCCACAATTAAATCCTTATAAGGCTATTTATTTTGTTTCTGATTTAACTATACACACtgaaatattttaaaattattAGGTGTGCATCTGTACACCCATACACCTACATTGTGTCCGCCCCTGAGCTACCTGACTAGTACAGCTAGCAGATGCTTGTTAATACAATCCACAAAGCACCCCTTTCAGTCCTTTTGAATTGGCATTTTTCGTAGTTCTGCTGGGATGCCCTCTCTAGGATGCTACTGATTTGTTCATCGTCGGCTTTGGGCGTTGGCAATGCAAATGCCAAATGTAAGGGAGCTGCATGCTACCTCGGTGATTTCACAATTAATTATCAATATCAATTTTTTTAGTCCAGTAAAATCTTGACACGTCATCAGTATAACAAATATGAAAAGTGATTTATACAACCATTAAAATCATTCAGAAACACAAGATAAACAACAATGAAAAAAGTGAGTAATAATGAAAAACAAAAATCATTCATATTACTCCACCCACGTGATTTGATCTAGCTTCTGCCATCTGCCAAGTGAAATAAGGGACCATGCGGTAAGAAACTTAGGGCATAATGATTTTTTAAAATGAGGgtgagttttttttaaaaaaaacacagGGCATCGGATCTTGAAATTGACGGCACATCGTCTGCCACTAAAAAATAGCTTAATCCTAAAATTAATAATCCAGAAAAATACAAGTACATGTGCTAAGTGGAGGGCTCGAATCCAACTGTCTATGTTCCACCGTAGAGAAACTAATTAACCAACTAATCTATGTTCAATTCGCTCATTCACGAGGGTGGCCTAACAGGATGCTTGCAACAACCAAGGGGTCCAGCAATTTATATGCAGTAATAGTTGAGTTGTCTGCATACTTGAACATCACCAAACCAAGGGGTGGTGGTCCACATTTCTTTGGTATACAAATGAAGCCGAATCAAACCAACCGTCGCAAACTTACACGATGTAGGCTGGAGAGAGGAAACCACGACAATAGAGCGTATGAGAATGGGAGATGTCTGGAAGGACACATTTGTGGTCTTTCAAAGATTTGGTCGTCTAATGATACAATCCAGACCACCACAATCTTGCCAATCCTTGAGTCTCTCCAACGGCGAGTCTCTGAAGAGGGAAGGAGGAGCTGCGCTATTGAACCATTGCTGGCTGGTTCCATGTATTCCTTGAGCACCATCGACCGGCTCTAGTATCTAATGACCTGTCTGCGTAGAATGAACTGTTAGCTCTAGCATCATCAAGCTCCTTGGGCAAAAGCTCAGTAGGATCGATTACAAATGAATTCAGGCAATATAAATGCTTTACAGTACCACCTGTGTGAGTTCATTCAAGCGGAAATGACAATAGAGCGCGGAGTGATGAGGAACAAAGACAATAATACAAGGATTGTGTTGAAAATAACCAAACTAGACACGTTCATTAGTCTGCAAGTTTTTGTGTGCCTATAGTATGTTTTCAGGTTATGAACAATGATAAGGTCATATCTCGATATGTTTGGCTTGATGTAGCTAGCTGAAGACATAAAGACTCACTTGAAAAGGCACCAAGATGAGGTCAAATCAATGATGACGAAGCCCTCGTCAAGACATATCAATCACCTTATTTGGACTCGGGATGCTAAAATCATGGCGACCACAAGAAACCCACATATTGGATCAGAGCCGGGTTAGTTGTGGCGCACAATTGCGCCAAAGCGGTTGAGCGTTCCCCTTCCTAGAGTGGCATTGTAGGTATACGGGGTGTCGAAGATGTTGAAGCTGATTCATTAACTCCGTTCGTGCTGTTGATTTGGAGGCGAAGGTCACCAGGAGCTCTTTCTGTCTCGAGGCTTGCAAGCAGGTCGCATGTTGAAGCCTTACAATGGCCTTGGGGAGGACGTGAGGTGGCTTCATGGAAGCCGGAGATGGTTGAAGGCTACCCCATCCACAAGGATACAAATGCACTAATCAATCCCTCATCTTGTGATGAATATTGAGAAGAATGTCTACCAATAATAGATTGCAGCAGAATAATAACAATCATATGCACAAAAGACACAACGATTTACGTGGAAAAATCTCCCGAAGGTGAGGAGTAAAAATCCATAGGACTAATAAGTCCACTCCAAGCTTCCACTATAATTAACAAATTGTTACCTCTATAGGATTACACCAGCAGCAACACATTCACCGTGATGCAATTTGGCAACAACTATAACAACCACAACTTTCTAGCAAGAGGTATGACAACTGTCAAATAGAGAAGTCACAGATTTTATCCTCTTCGATAATCAGTTCATATCTCACAAATCACAGGTTTACTGTGCACACATTTTGGTAGGCAAGTAGATATACGAGTCCCCTGGCTAGTGACAAAGTTCCTTCCAGCTCAATTGGACACCGTTTCACCATCCAAACTGATCATCTACCGAAACTGCTCTGTGCTGAATCTGCAGTCACCCGAACTGACGAAACCACTCTCAAATCTGATAGCGTAGAATGAGCTCACCAAGTTTGGTGCAAATCCAAACATGTTTGAATCTCCAATCACCGATTTGAAGCAAATCGATTCAGAACCATCAAATCTGGGCAGATCtccttcttattcttctttcctctCTTCTCTCAAGTTGTGTTGTGTGTTCTGCTCACCCCCTCTCTCTCCAGTGACGTCCAGAGCTAGGGTGAAAGGAGGCTAGGGTTTTTCTTGTGCTTTATGCTTCCTCTTAAAGTGATCTCAACTGTTGAATCAAGCACTAAATTAACGCTGCACAAGCACTAAACTTGTGGGCTGCCTTGCTGAATTTGTTGGGCTCCCTATGGAGGGATAGCCGAACAAAAAAAGTGAAGAGATCAAGTACACACAGGGAACAGAAGCAGCCTCGGGTGCTACAGCCCGGGCAGGTCCAGTACTAATCCCTTGCAAAAAAGAACAAATTGTTGCGTGGGTTGCATTTGCAGACTGGTATATGTAGCACATGGATAGATGGGCCGTAGATCCATCCAGTTGGTTTGGATGGGGGCAGCTAGCGGCTAGCGCTACTCCCGCCCGATGCTGTGCTGCCGCGCCACCGCCTCCCTCCCGCCGTCTCCTCCCACCCCCTCGCATGCCGCCGACCCGCACGCGCGcctgagggcggcggcggcgcgctccGACCTCCCGGGCGCGctcgccgccttcgccgccatgccctccgcccccgcggccgcgcgcccCGTCCTCCGCACCTTCACCGCGCTCCTCAAGCTCTGCGCGGCGCGCGCCGACCTCGCCACGGGCCGCGCCGTCCACGCGCAGCTCGCCGCGCGGGGGCTCGCCTCCGAGTccctcgccgccaccgccctcGCCAACATGTACGCCAAGtgccgccaccccaccgacgCGCGCATGGTGTTCGACCGGATGCCCGCCAGGGACCGCGTCGCCTGGAACGCGCTCGTCGCCGGCTACGCGCGGAACGGCCTCCCCGAGGCCGCCATGGAGATGGTCGTCCGGATGCAGGAGGAGGACGGGGAGCGGCCCGACTCCGTCACGCTCGTGTCCGTGCTGCCAGCCTGCGCCAGCGCCCGGGCGCTCCGCGCGTGCAGGCAAGTCCACGCGTTCGCGCTCCGCGCCGAGCTTGATGAGCTCGTGAACGTCTCCACGGCGATTCTTGACGCGTACTGCAAGTGCGGAGCGATCGAGGCAGCGAGGGCTGTCTTCGATTGGATGCCGGTCAGGAACTCTGTGTCCTGGAACGCCATGATCGATGGGTACGCCCAGAGCGGCAACGCCACGGAGGCGCTGGCTCTGTTCAAGAGGATGGTTAAGGAGGGTGTGGATGTGACGGATGCGACCATACTGGCAGCACTGCAAGCGTGCGGAGAGCTTGGACATCTTGATGAGGCGAGACATGTTCATGAGCTACTTGTGAGGATCGGCCTCAAGTCAAATGTGTCGGTGATGAACGCCCTTATCACCACGTACTCCAAGTGCAAGAGGACTGACCTTGCTGCCCAGGTTTTCAATGAACTGGGCAACAAAAAGACACGGATCTCGTGGAATGCCATGATCCTTGGCTTCTCGCAGAATGGATGCTCTGAGGACGCAGTGAGGCTTTTCTCTACTATGCAGTTGGAAAATGTGAAACCTGATTCGTTCACTCTTGTCAGCGTGATTCCTGCGGTTGCGGAGATTTCAGATCCTCTGCAGGCAAGATGGATCCATGGATATTCAATCAAGCACCACCTAGACCAGGACATCTATGTCCTCACAGCCCTTATTGACATGTACTCTAAATGTGGGCGTGTCACCATGGCTAGACGGCTCTTCGATTCTGCAAGGCAgaggcatgttatcacctggaaCGCGATGATCCATGGGTATGGCTCACATGGTTTTGGCAAGGTTGCAGTCGAGCTGTTTGAAGAGATGAAGGTCACTGGCAATTTGCCCAACGAGACAACATTCCTCTCGGTCCTTGCGGCATGCAGTCACGCTGGTTTGGTTGACCAAGGACGGAGATATTTTGCTAGCATGAAGGAGGACTATGGGCTTGAACCTGGGATGGAGCACTATGGCACCATGGTGGATCTTCTTGGGCGAGCTGGGAAGTTAGATGAAGCATGGTCATTTATAAAAGACATGCCTATACAACCTGGCATTAGTGTGTATGGTGCAATGCTAGGTGCTTGCAAGTTGCACAAGAATGTGGAATTGGCGGAAGAATCAGCACAGAAGATCTTTGAGCTGGGGCCAGAGGAGGGGGTGTATCATGTCCTCTTGGCAAACATTTATGCAAATGCTTCTAAGTGGAAGGACGTTGCACGGGTGAGGACTGCCATGGAGAAGAAAGGCCTCCAGAAGACTCCTGGATGGAGTATTATTCAGCTAAAAAATGAGGTCCATACCTTCTACTCTGGAAGCACAAATCACCAGCAAGCAAAGGAAATATATGCAAGGCTGGCTAAGCTGATAGAAGAGATCAAAGCTGTGGGCTATGTGCCAGACACTGATTCAATTCATGATGTAGAAGAGGATGTCAAGGCACAGCTGCTTAACACTCACAGTGAGAAGCTTGCAATTGCATATGGGCTCATTCGAACAGCCCCTGGAACAACAATT
The genomic region above belongs to Panicum hallii strain FIL2 chromosome 4, PHallii_v3.1, whole genome shotgun sequence and contains:
- the LOC112889526 gene encoding pentatricopeptide repeat-containing protein At1g11290, chloroplastic codes for the protein MLCCRATASLPPSPPTPSHAADPHARLRAAAARSDLPGALAAFAAMPSAPAAARPVLRTFTALLKLCAARADLATGRAVHAQLAARGLASESLAATALANMYAKCRHPTDARMVFDRMPARDRVAWNALVAGYARNGLPEAAMEMVVRMQEEDGERPDSVTLVSVLPACASARALRACRQVHAFALRAELDELVNVSTAILDAYCKCGAIEAARAVFDWMPVRNSVSWNAMIDGYAQSGNATEALALFKRMVKEGVDVTDATILAALQACGELGHLDEARHVHELLVRIGLKSNVSVMNALITTYSKCKRTDLAAQVFNELGNKKTRISWNAMILGFSQNGCSEDAVRLFSTMQLENVKPDSFTLVSVIPAVAEISDPLQARWIHGYSIKHHLDQDIYVLTALIDMYSKCGRVTMARRLFDSARQRHVITWNAMIHGYGSHGFGKVAVELFEEMKVTGNLPNETTFLSVLAACSHAGLVDQGRRYFASMKEDYGLEPGMEHYGTMVDLLGRAGKLDEAWSFIKDMPIQPGISVYGAMLGACKLHKNVELAEESAQKIFELGPEEGVYHVLLANIYANASKWKDVARVRTAMEKKGLQKTPGWSIIQLKNEVHTFYSGSTNHQQAKEIYARLAKLIEEIKAVGYVPDTDSIHDVEEDVKAQLLNTHSEKLAIAYGLIRTAPGTTIQIKKNLRICNDCHNATKLISLVTGREIIMRDIQRFHHFKDGTCSCGDYW